One Dermacentor andersoni chromosome 6, qqDerAnde1_hic_scaffold, whole genome shotgun sequence genomic window carries:
- the LOC129382448 gene encoding uncharacterized protein, with the protein MPTDGGDQTGGGQQVARRPRLRALRERLLSCKPVQRFLDWYGQFWGDDEEERRLHEADADDGFVNWFCLPFFVTRRPRCGVAKNAEAAAAFGGPDAVLHSFAAAK; encoded by the coding sequence ATGCCTACGGACGGCGGCGACCAGACCGGCGGAGGCCAGCAGGTGGCACGGCGGCCGCGGCTGCGGGCGCTGCGCGAGCGGCTGCTGTCGTGCAAGCCCGTGCAGCGGTTCCTCGACTGGTACGGCCAGTTCTGGGGCGACGACGAAGAGGAGCGCAGGCTGCACGAGGCGGACGCCGACGACGGATTCGTCAACTGGTTCTGCTTGCCTTTCTTCGTGACCCGCAGACCGCGCTGCGGAGTCGCCAAGAACGCGGAGGCGGCTGCCGCCTTCGGAGGACCCGACGCTGTGCTGCACTCCTTCGCGGCCgccaaataa